One genomic region from Streptomyces sp. NBC_01304 encodes:
- a CDS encoding VOC family protein — MEILGTTLRICVDDLDTSVAFYERLTGGRALRFERGGVSVAAVGAFLLMSGPEAELEVLRKVAATIAVRDVDEAYTVLTGSGAQVIAGPVPTPVGRNLIAVHPDGSVFEYVDRQGGTD; from the coding sequence ATGGAGATCCTCGGGACCACGCTGCGCATCTGCGTCGACGACCTGGACACCTCGGTCGCGTTCTATGAACGTCTCACCGGCGGCCGGGCGCTGCGCTTCGAGCGCGGTGGCGTGTCCGTCGCCGCGGTCGGCGCGTTCTTGCTGATGAGCGGGCCCGAGGCCGAGTTGGAGGTGCTGCGCAAGGTCGCGGCGACCATCGCGGTGCGGGACGTCGACGAGGCGTACACCGTGCTCACCGGCTCCGGCGCGCAGGTGATCGCCGGCCCGGTGCCGACACCGGTCGGCCGCAATCTGATCGCGGTGCATCCGGACGGTTCGGTCTTCGAGTACGTGGACCGGCAGGGCGGCACCGACTAG